From Vreelandella neptunia, the proteins below share one genomic window:
- a CDS encoding copper resistance protein NlpE N-terminal domain-containing protein has protein sequence MQLKSLLAGSAMLALLAGCASSPMEQQQEEAATAQQNYQGSLPCRNCDGIDLDVTMVGEEMGAAEERTFTLNASYRNHPQTPPDENYAGNWEVLTGTPSDPDATVYELTPDGDGQIYYFMRIDESTLELIDPERRRFENGEMLQLKRQ, from the coding sequence ATGCAACTTAAGAGTTTGCTGGCCGGTTCGGCCATGTTGGCACTGTTGGCTGGCTGTGCAAGCAGCCCCATGGAGCAACAGCAAGAAGAGGCGGCTACCGCACAGCAAAATTATCAAGGTTCACTACCTTGCCGTAACTGTGATGGTATTGATCTGGACGTCACGATGGTGGGTGAAGAGATGGGCGCGGCTGAAGAGCGCACCTTCACTCTGAACGCTTCTTACCGTAACCATCCTCAAACACCGCCGGATGAAAACTATGCGGGTAACTGGGAAGTGCTAACCGGTACGCCTTCCGATCCGGACGCCACTGTTTACGAACTAACGCCAGATGGCGATGGTCAAATCTACTACTTCATGCGTATTGATGAGAGCACGTTGGAGTTGATTGATCCAGAGCGTCGCCGCTTTGAAAACGGTGAAATGCTGCAGCTAAAGCGCCAATAA